One window from the genome of Leptospira wolffii serovar Khorat str. Khorat-H2 encodes:
- a CDS encoding sensor domain-containing diguanylate cyclase, with product MISTNQKNYWIRSSNFLESVDEAVLIVDSKGKLIDSNPSAHDLGLVPHKNNVRDNIWYHVLSQRDPKEHIPLTLRTETGKHRFICRCIPVLMEEKEPAKAFLFRDITQQKNAESRAKRYETLYRRREAKVRELEIRDKLTGLFNRDYTIEAFRTEVYRAERTESGIGVVYFDIDRLKGINEFYGTSKGDIFIQALAAILSENTRRSDIACRIGGEEFLLLLPGASRAIVLERAEKVRRLFSEFQSAEIPEDVRCSVSVGVAMYPQDGVNTDDLLHEVQAAVYIAKRSGRNRVVSTGT from the coding sequence ATGATATCGACTAATCAAAAGAACTATTGGATTCGGAGTTCAAACTTCTTAGAGAGCGTGGATGAAGCGGTATTAATCGTGGATTCCAAGGGAAAATTGATCGATTCGAATCCTTCCGCTCATGATTTAGGTCTGGTTCCTCATAAGAACAATGTTAGGGATAATATTTGGTATCATGTCCTTTCCCAAAGAGACCCTAAAGAGCATATCCCTCTGACTCTAAGAACGGAAACGGGAAAGCATAGATTCATTTGCAGATGCATACCTGTTCTAATGGAAGAAAAAGAGCCCGCCAAAGCGTTCCTTTTCCGAGATATCACTCAGCAAAAAAACGCGGAGTCCAGGGCCAAACGATACGAGACTCTTTACAGGAGAAGGGAAGCCAAGGTAAGAGAATTAGAAATACGTGATAAACTTACCGGATTATTCAATAGAGATTACACAATCGAGGCCTTCCGAACGGAAGTTTATCGAGCGGAAAGAACCGAATCCGGCATCGGAGTCGTATACTTCGATATCGATCGATTAAAAGGGATCAACGAATTTTATGGAACGAGTAAGGGAGATATATTCATCCAAGCATTAGCCGCCATTCTTTCCGAAAATACCAGAAGAAGCGATATTGCATGCAGGATCGGAGGAGAAGAGTTCCTACTCCTTCTCCCCGGAGCGAGTCGCGCAATCGTTTTAGAAAGAGCGGAAAAAGTCAGACGCTTGTTCTCCGAATTCCAAAGCGCGGAAATACCGGAAGATGTCAGATGTTCCGTATCCGTGGGAGTTGCCATGTACCCCCAAGACGGAGTCAACACGGACGATCTTCTCCACGAAGTCCAAGCGGCGGTTTACATTGCAAA
- a CDS encoding helix-turn-helix transcriptional regulator — protein MRADRLLNILLHLQAKGKTTAKELSKKLEISERTVHRDMEALSAAGVPIFAERGIGGGWSLSDGYRTNLTGFKKEEVLSLFLLQSSRVLEDLGKKKDFDSAFIKLLAALPPAYKKDAETARQRIHIDGAGWNRAIRDLPLLPVLQDAVWEERKLKIVYEKDGKQESRLLEPLGLVAKDTIWYLVARRSREMRVYRISRIIEAKITEERFERPKKFDLAKYWEEWLVEFRSRLPQYLAKIRIKEEDAVKIKNLPYAKIKNVSPPRKGFVIYELDLEAKEWALGMMLYLGEAGVVLEPQELKDAVLKKTRAILQAYEE, from the coding sequence ATGAGAGCCGATCGCCTCCTCAATATTCTACTTCACCTACAGGCAAAGGGAAAGACAACGGCCAAAGAACTTTCCAAAAAACTGGAGATTTCGGAAAGAACCGTACATAGGGACATGGAAGCATTATCCGCCGCAGGAGTACCCATTTTCGCCGAACGAGGAATAGGCGGTGGATGGAGCCTAAGCGACGGATACAGAACGAATCTGACAGGATTCAAGAAAGAGGAAGTACTCTCGCTTTTCCTACTACAATCTTCGCGGGTGTTGGAAGATCTGGGAAAGAAGAAGGATTTCGATTCCGCTTTTATTAAATTATTGGCGGCCCTTCCTCCCGCTTATAAGAAAGATGCGGAGACCGCAAGACAAAGAATCCATATCGATGGAGCCGGCTGGAATCGCGCCATCCGAGACCTTCCTCTTCTTCCCGTACTACAAGACGCAGTGTGGGAGGAAAGAAAACTCAAGATCGTATATGAAAAAGACGGCAAGCAGGAATCCAGACTATTGGAACCATTAGGACTGGTCGCAAAAGATACGATCTGGTATCTCGTGGCAAGAAGAAGTAGAGAGATGAGAGTATATCGGATCTCCAGAATCATAGAGGCAAAGATAACGGAAGAACGCTTCGAGAGACCGAAAAAATTCGATTTAGCCAAATATTGGGAAGAATGGCTCGTGGAGTTTCGTTCCAGACTCCCTCAGTATCTCGCAAAGATAAGAATCAAAGAAGAAGATGCCGTAAAGATCAAAAATCTACCCTACGCCAAAATCAAAAACGTATCTCCGCCTAGGAAAGGTTTCGTAATATATGAATTGGATCTGGAAGCCAAGGAATGGGCGTTAGGAATGATGCTCTATCTAGGAGAAGCGGGAGTGGTCTTGGAACCCCAGGAATTAAAAGATGCGGTGCTGAAAAAAACCAGGGCGATTCTGCAAGCCTACGAGGAATAA
- a CDS encoding SDR family oxidoreductase, whose product MNGRKLKGKAALVAGGTRGAGRGISIALGEEGATVFVTGRSSTGNYSEIGRKETIEETAELVEKAGGVGIPIRTDHTDPNQVWELFEKVASRTDGKLDILVNDVWGGEHLSEWGKKFWEQDLDKAFKMFNNCIRSHMITAYFGAPLLLKNGSGLLVEVTDGIDYRYRGNLPYSLTKSAVINLALCLSEELKQGGVAALSLTPGFLRSEEMLDYFGVSEENWKDAVAKEAHFIASETPAFVGRALAGLASDPNIMQKTGKAWSSWKLSDEYGFIDKDGNRPHWGNYYREKFGETLD is encoded by the coding sequence ATGAACGGGAGAAAATTGAAAGGAAAAGCGGCTTTGGTCGCGGGGGGAACCCGGGGCGCCGGCCGTGGGATTTCCATCGCATTGGGAGAAGAAGGGGCCACAGTATTTGTGACAGGGCGTAGTAGCACCGGGAACTACTCCGAGATAGGAAGAAAAGAGACCATAGAGGAAACCGCGGAACTCGTGGAAAAAGCCGGTGGGGTCGGAATCCCGATAAGAACGGATCATACGGATCCGAATCAAGTCTGGGAACTTTTTGAAAAAGTCGCATCCCGGACCGACGGCAAACTGGATATTTTAGTCAACGACGTTTGGGGGGGAGAGCATCTCTCGGAATGGGGAAAGAAATTCTGGGAGCAAGATCTGGATAAAGCATTCAAAATGTTTAATAATTGCATCCGTTCCCATATGATCACCGCTTATTTCGGGGCGCCCCTTTTACTTAAGAACGGCTCGGGACTATTGGTGGAGGTTACGGACGGAATAGATTATAGGTATCGTGGAAATCTCCCCTATAGTCTTACAAAATCCGCAGTCATCAATCTTGCTCTTTGTCTTTCCGAAGAATTGAAGCAAGGTGGAGTCGCCGCGCTTTCGTTAACTCCCGGTTTTCTACGTTCCGAAGAGATGTTGGATTATTTCGGAGTAAGTGAGGAAAATTGGAAGGATGCAGTCGCCAAGGAAGCGCACTTCATCGCTTCGGAGACTCCGGCTTTCGTAGGAAGGGCTCTCGCCGGTCTCGCTTCCGATCCGAATATCATGCAAAAGACGGGAAAAGCCTGGAGCAGTTGGAAACTTTCCGACGAATACGGTTTTATAGACAAGGACGGGAATCGACCTCATTGGGGAAATTATTATCGGGAGAAATTCGGGGAAACTTTGGACTGA
- a CDS encoding alpha/beta fold hydrolase: MITLATSTFGILLCKGGILLRSTTGPVGKVAFTDEGHGGIPIVFVHSFGGDSSHWEYIKDRFVLDRRVIRIELRGHGESTPPKDGDYRISSLAKDIGSVVDSLELKKFILVGHSMGGSAALEYAGTNPGRVVGLVLLDAAGDPKKLPKPMRNRIKQALLSDAYEETTRGYWERILEGSNPVVKVRVLSDLGKIPKDTVIGVTSELLDYDPNPALRKFKGAKLAVVVPSNNDSYSLHSLQGGFPFRVVSGTGHWIQLDKPKEIYEILKSFSDGL, encoded by the coding sequence ATGATTACATTAGCAACCTCTACTTTCGGCATTCTTCTTTGCAAGGGAGGAATCCTTCTTAGGTCCACGACTGGACCAGTGGGCAAGGTGGCCTTTACGGACGAAGGGCACGGAGGAATTCCCATCGTATTCGTACATTCCTTCGGAGGAGATTCTTCGCATTGGGAATATATAAAGGATCGATTCGTTTTGGATAGGAGAGTGATCCGTATAGAACTGAGAGGACACGGCGAATCGACTCCTCCCAAAGATGGAGATTATAGGATTTCGTCCTTAGCGAAAGATATCGGATCCGTAGTGGATTCCTTGGAATTGAAAAAATTCATCCTGGTAGGCCATAGCATGGGCGGAAGCGCAGCATTAGAATACGCGGGAACTAATCCAGGAAGAGTTGTCGGACTCGTTCTCTTGGATGCGGCGGGAGATCCGAAGAAGCTTCCGAAGCCGATGCGCAATCGGATCAAACAAGCTCTACTTTCGGATGCCTATGAGGAAACGACGAGAGGATATTGGGAGCGGATTTTGGAAGGCTCGAATCCCGTAGTGAAGGTCAGGGTCCTTTCCGATTTAGGAAAGATCCCCAAGGATACGGTGATCGGAGTCACTTCCGAATTATTGGATTATGATCCGAATCCTGCTCTTCGAAAATTCAAAGGAGCGAAATTGGCCGTAGTAGTTCCTTCAAACAACGATTCCTATTCTTTACATAGTCTCCAAGGCGGATTCCCGTTTAGAGTGGTGTCCGGTACCGGGCATTGGATCCAATTGGATAAACCTAAAGAGATTTATGAAATCCTGAAATCCTTTTCGGACGGATTATAG
- a CDS encoding adenylate/guanylate cyclase domain-containing protein: MNRLLIPLVLSIIFLSSCGTRTSSKISPRAQEGVLDLRDWNFAEDGIVKLDGEWKFQWMKLSQSKPDAEATANDGIFTTVPGNWNQIHDLAGMRPLRAYGYGTYTLKILFAPGQGRLTLHFQDSGTASAIYLDGKKIGGNGVVGTDSNSSRPQYLPLYIPVGQPDKETVLQVEVSNFHHYKGGLWASLQLGTENALGTYREDANSSEMFLFGSIIIMALYHFGLYSLRRRDLTGLYFGIFCTTICLRIFVTGERYLIYKFPNLPWEFFNKLEYLSLYVAVPFFVLYLDALFPNAFSDKIRKFSLWFHGILSLLVIVTPASIYSHSLIPFQLSMLLHIVWMVYVLIRLVRTGADGALMALSGVLALTITAINDILYSQALLNFGYYLPLGLFVFIFAQSYLLSFRFSQAFLYIERLSDNLLEVNKAYSRFVPLAFLKFLNKQNITEIGLGDQVQREMTILFSDIRSFTQLSEKMTPKDNFDFLNSYMRRMGPIIRKHGGFIDKYLGDGIMALFPSIPDQALEAALEMLEELRELNRLRVERQYEPIRIGIGLHTGTLMLGTIGEEERMDGTVISDAVNLASRIEGLTKEFDTDLLLSEETFKKLKNAWKYSLEKLGTVKVKGKSESSEVYKLAG, translated from the coding sequence ATGAATCGTCTTCTTATTCCCCTCGTTCTTTCGATTATATTCCTATCGTCTTGCGGTACCAGGACTTCTTCCAAGATTTCTCCCAGGGCTCAGGAGGGAGTCTTGGATCTCAGAGATTGGAATTTTGCGGAAGATGGAATCGTGAAATTGGACGGAGAATGGAAATTTCAATGGATGAAGCTTTCACAATCCAAACCGGATGCGGAAGCTACTGCAAACGACGGAATATTCACAACCGTTCCGGGGAACTGGAATCAGATACATGATCTTGCGGGCATGCGCCCGTTGCGAGCGTACGGTTACGGTACTTATACTTTAAAAATTCTTTTTGCCCCCGGGCAAGGACGTCTGACGCTTCATTTCCAGGATTCGGGCACCGCTTCCGCCATTTATTTGGACGGTAAGAAGATCGGCGGAAACGGAGTCGTGGGAACCGACTCGAACAGTTCTCGTCCTCAGTACCTTCCTCTTTATATTCCGGTAGGACAACCGGATAAAGAAACGGTTCTTCAGGTGGAGGTATCCAATTTTCATCATTATAAAGGCGGGCTTTGGGCTTCTCTTCAATTGGGAACGGAAAACGCTTTGGGAACTTATAGAGAGGATGCGAATTCCAGCGAGATGTTTCTGTTCGGAAGTATCATCATTATGGCGTTATACCATTTCGGTCTTTATTCTTTAAGAAGAAGGGATTTAACAGGTCTTTACTTCGGTATATTTTGTACTACCATTTGTCTTAGGATCTTCGTGACGGGGGAAAGGTATCTCATTTATAAATTTCCGAATCTTCCTTGGGAGTTCTTTAATAAACTGGAATATTTGTCCCTGTACGTGGCGGTTCCTTTTTTCGTATTGTACTTGGATGCATTGTTTCCGAACGCCTTCTCCGATAAAATCCGGAAATTCAGTCTTTGGTTTCACGGGATCTTGTCGCTTCTCGTCATAGTCACTCCTGCGAGTATTTACTCTCATAGCCTGATTCCTTTCCAGTTATCCATGCTTCTCCACATCGTATGGATGGTTTACGTTTTGATTCGTTTGGTAAGAACGGGCGCCGACGGTGCTCTCATGGCTTTGAGCGGAGTTTTGGCTCTTACGATCACCGCTATAAACGACATACTCTATTCGCAAGCGTTGCTCAACTTCGGATATTATCTTCCTTTGGGACTTTTCGTCTTCATATTCGCTCAGTCTTATCTACTATCTTTCCGGTTTTCCCAAGCCTTCCTTTATATCGAAAGACTTTCGGACAATCTTTTGGAAGTGAACAAGGCTTATAGTAGGTTCGTGCCTTTGGCTTTCTTGAAATTCTTAAATAAACAGAATATTACCGAGATCGGTTTGGGAGATCAGGTTCAGAGAGAGATGACGATTCTATTTTCGGATATTCGGTCCTTCACTCAGCTATCCGAGAAGATGACTCCCAAAGATAATTTCGATTTTCTGAATTCTTATATGAGAAGAATGGGACCTATTATCCGTAAGCACGGCGGCTTCATCGATAAATATCTAGGCGACGGAATCATGGCTCTGTTTCCGAGTATTCCAGACCAGGCTTTGGAAGCCGCCCTGGAAATGTTAGAGGAGCTTCGGGAATTGAATCGACTTAGGGTCGAGAGGCAATACGAACCGATCCGGATCGGAATAGGTTTGCATACTGGAACCCTGATGCTCGGAACCATAGGAGAAGAGGAGAGAATGGACGGGACGGTGATCTCCGATGCGGTGAATCTCGCTTCCCGCATAGAAGGACTCACAAAGGAGTTCGATACGGATCTGCTTCTAAGCGAAGAAACTTTCAAGAAATTGAAGAATGCATGGAAATATTCCCTGGAGAAATTGGGAACGGTCAAGGTGAAAGGGAAGTCGGAATCCAGCGAGGTGTATAAACTCGCCGGATAG
- a CDS encoding inorganic diphosphatase: MLHPWHEASPGPNPPHEVHALVEIPSGSKAKFEVDKDSGLIKLDRVLFASAHYPAHYGFIPQTLGDDKDPLDILVLCSEEVPPLCLVPARVVGVMRMIDRGEGDEKILAVASGDRSFDGIEHVSQLPASFRAEITHFFSVYKQLEKKEVRVEEPEGPEIAKDLIVKALDFYKEKFPKK, from the coding sequence ATATTACATCCCTGGCACGAAGCGAGCCCCGGCCCGAACCCACCTCACGAAGTCCACGCCCTAGTGGAGATTCCGTCCGGAAGTAAGGCTAAGTTTGAAGTGGATAAGGATTCTGGCCTCATCAAGTTGGATCGTGTCCTATTCGCATCCGCACATTACCCGGCACATTACGGATTTATTCCCCAAACTCTGGGAGACGATAAGGATCCTTTAGATATCTTAGTCTTATGTTCCGAAGAAGTCCCTCCGCTCTGCCTAGTTCCGGCTAGAGTCGTAGGAGTTATGCGTATGATCGACAGAGGAGAAGGTGACGAAAAGATTTTAGCCGTCGCCTCGGGAGATAGGAGTTTCGACGGAATCGAACACGTATCCCAACTCCCAGCCTCCTTTCGGGCGGAAATCACTCACTTTTTCTCCGTTTATAAGCAATTGGAAAAAAAGGAAGTGCGTGTCGAAGAACCGGAAGGTCCGGAAATCGCGAAAGATTTAATCGTCAAAGCATTAGATTTCTATAAAGAAAAATTTCCGAAAAAGTAG